The Phycisphaeraceae bacterium genome window below encodes:
- a CDS encoding polysaccharide lyase 6 family protein, with the protein MGHEVAAVVLSGCFFAGSSSATIFSVSSADEIETAMESAQPGDTLVMSNGVWTDQEIDFAGIGSAANPITLRAQTPGGVVLNGLSTLRISGDHLVVDGLHFLGGTIENSDHVVQFRGPLGEATNSRFTNSVIESYNPEDLNDKYHYVSLYGQNNRVDNNSFLDQRNIGPQIVAWLDESPAMKPALHRIDSNHFGDRPQGWDNGFEAIRLGDSDTSLVSAQIVVENNLFERVDGEIEIISSKSDDNIFRYNTFRESKGTLTLRHGNSNRVEGNFFLGEGAENSGGIRVVGEDHVIVNNYIADVDDQADGAISFAAGIPNSQLNGYQQVKNVLMAHNTIVNVKGAGITFDWGIGSSGRSLLPEDLTIAANLISSAHAPLFEGSEGSGYVFENNIAHGAALGIATRPGISQVDPQLVLGADGLWRPSAGSPAVDGASSGYVTEDMDGQARIGLFDVGADELSFAQIVRKPLTTGDVGASWFNYVPPEDWGGPPDLPPGAFIVIQAEDFTAISDPDQDGDIWMLAQVDEASGGAVIKAPTGSRSDSSSHETLALYDLVFGEAGEYTAYYLARGFSGSSDSFFTPDDFGVDPDVTENVSSNGSFRWENGGEFDIDQVHVGMPLEFRLGRREGLTEIDAILFHHNSGLTSLQLDAILASTVPEPAGFGLLLGLAACVRGRH; encoded by the coding sequence ATGGGGCACGAAGTGGCCGCGGTGGTGCTGAGTGGTTGTTTTTTTGCTGGTTCGTCGTCGGCGACGATTTTCAGTGTGTCGTCCGCAGACGAAATAGAGACGGCGATGGAGTCGGCTCAGCCGGGTGACACGCTGGTGATGTCGAACGGGGTGTGGACGGATCAGGAGATTGATTTTGCAGGGATTGGGAGTGCTGCGAACCCGATCACACTTCGGGCGCAGACGCCTGGGGGTGTGGTGCTCAACGGGTTGTCGACGCTGCGGATCTCGGGTGACCATCTGGTGGTGGATGGCCTGCACTTTCTGGGCGGGACGATCGAGAACTCGGATCATGTGGTGCAGTTTCGCGGGCCGTTGGGGGAGGCGACGAACTCGCGGTTCACCAACTCGGTGATCGAGTCGTACAACCCTGAGGATTTGAACGACAAGTATCACTATGTGTCGCTTTATGGTCAGAACAACCGTGTGGACAACAACAGTTTTCTGGATCAGCGGAACATCGGGCCTCAGATTGTGGCGTGGCTGGATGAGAGCCCGGCGATGAAGCCGGCGTTGCACCGGATTGATTCGAATCACTTTGGCGATCGGCCGCAGGGGTGGGACAACGGCTTTGAGGCGATCCGTCTGGGAGACAGTGACACGAGTCTGGTGAGTGCGCAGATCGTGGTGGAGAACAATCTGTTTGAGCGTGTTGACGGCGAGATCGAGATCATCTCGAGCAAGTCGGATGACAATATCTTTCGTTACAACACGTTCCGGGAGTCGAAGGGGACGTTGACGCTCCGGCATGGGAACAGCAACCGTGTTGAGGGCAATTTTTTTCTCGGTGAGGGTGCTGAGAACTCGGGTGGGATCCGTGTGGTGGGTGAGGATCACGTGATCGTCAACAACTACATCGCGGATGTGGATGATCAGGCGGACGGTGCGATCTCGTTTGCGGCTGGGATTCCGAACTCGCAACTCAACGGTTATCAGCAGGTGAAGAATGTGCTGATGGCTCACAACACGATCGTGAATGTGAAGGGTGCGGGGATCACGTTTGACTGGGGAATCGGGTCGAGTGGTCGTTCGCTGCTGCCTGAGGACCTAACGATCGCGGCGAACCTGATCTCGAGCGCGCATGCGCCGTTGTTTGAGGGGTCGGAGGGCAGCGGTTACGTGTTTGAGAACAACATTGCTCATGGGGCGGCGTTGGGGATTGCTACGCGGCCGGGGATCAGTCAGGTGGACCCTCAACTGGTGCTGGGGGCTGATGGGTTGTGGCGTCCTTCGGCGGGGAGTCCTGCGGTTGACGGGGCGTCGTCTGGTTATGTGACAGAGGACATGGATGGTCAGGCGAGGATCGGGCTGTTTGATGTTGGGGCTGATGAGTTATCGTTTGCTCAGATTGTGCGGAAGCCGTTGACGACGGGTGACGTGGGGGCTTCGTGGTTTAACTATGTTCCGCCAGAGGATTGGGGTGGCCCGCCGGATTTGCCGCCTGGGGCGTTTATCGTGATTCAGGCTGAGGATTTCACGGCGATCAGTGATCCAGATCAGGATGGTGACATCTGGATGCTGGCGCAGGTTGATGAGGCGTCGGGTGGCGCGGTGATCAAGGCACCAACGGGGAGTCGTTCGGACTCGAGCAGTCACGAGACGCTGGCGTTGTATGACTTGGTGTTCGGTGAGGCGGGTGAGTACACGGCTTACTACCTGGCGCGCGGGTTCAGCGGATCATCCGACAGTTTCTTTACGCCAGATGATTTTGGGGTTGATCCTGACGTGACCGAGAACGTGTCGAGTAATGGCAGTTTTCGCTGGGAGAATGGCGGCGAGTTCGACATTGATCAGGTGCACGTCGGGATGCCGCTTGAGTTCCGATTAGGTCGGCGAGAGGGTCTGACTGAGATCGACGCGATTCTGTTCCACCACAACTCGGGGCTGACGAGCCTTCAGCTTGATGCGATTCTGGCCAGCACCGTTCCGGAGCCGGCGGGATTCGGTCTTTTGCTGGGGCTAGCGGCGTGCGTGAGAGGGCGTCACTGA
- a CDS encoding polymer-forming cytoskeletal protein, which produces MPIKPALGRRTTRRPEPRERRWVSCPTCGRGFDVSTRAVSATCPTCTRHFVFEDVMIRRDTRRDVSTMGHVRVEAGSGMIGEVVCGTLTIAGKYDGEATVFGAALILEGGTCRGSVRARSLEVPLGTSFVGRAHIGTMLEDDPLTFSDSPPVRSERDFSALTSPVKTVVATRLRRAGVMKAG; this is translated from the coding sequence ATGCCGATCAAGCCTGCCCTGGGTCGTAGGACGACGAGACGACCGGAACCGCGCGAGCGGCGCTGGGTGAGTTGTCCGACGTGCGGGCGCGGTTTTGATGTGTCGACGCGGGCGGTTTCGGCGACGTGTCCGACATGCACGCGTCATTTTGTTTTTGAGGATGTGATGATCCGTCGTGACACGCGGCGGGATGTTTCGACGATGGGTCATGTGCGGGTGGAGGCGGGGTCGGGGATGATCGGTGAGGTGGTGTGCGGGACGCTGACGATCGCGGGGAAGTATGACGGGGAGGCGACGGTGTTCGGGGCGGCGCTGATTCTGGAGGGCGGGACGTGCCGGGGCTCGGTGCGGGCGCGGAGTCTTGAGGTGCCGTTGGGGACGAGTTTCGTGGGTCGGGCGCACATCGGGACGATGCTGGAAGACGATCCGTTGACGTTCAGCGACTCCCCTCCCGTGCGGTCGGAGCGTGATTTTTCGGCGTTGACATCGCCGGTGAAGACGGTGGTGGCGACGCGGCTGCGTCGGGCTGGGGTGATGAAGGCGGGGTGA
- a CDS encoding helix-hairpin-helix domain-containing protein, translating into MNTPPTPSNARWHARLIVIALLLLAHTTVTAAWWQYPIPVNDITPAPAGMVININTADTTTLQLLPGIGPKLAQAITDHREAFGDFQSLTQLDNVPRIGPKTIQRIQPWVRLSDQ; encoded by the coding sequence GTGAACACCCCCCCAACACCATCCAACGCCAGGTGGCACGCTCGACTCATCGTCATCGCACTCCTGCTCCTCGCCCACACCACCGTCACCGCCGCCTGGTGGCAATACCCAATCCCCGTCAACGACATCACCCCCGCCCCCGCCGGCATGGTCATCAACATCAACACCGCCGACACCACCACTCTCCAGCTCCTCCCCGGCATCGGCCCCAAACTCGCCCAGGCCATCACCGACCACCGCGAAGCTTTCGGCGACTTCCAATCCCTGACCCAACTCGACAACGTCCCCCGAATCGGCCCCAAAACCATCCAACGCATCCAACCCTGGGTCCGTCTCAGCGATCAGTGA
- a CDS encoding polymer-forming cytoskeletal protein, translating to MPSEAQNNNRTVLGADCHIAGDLSIDNDAILNGQFEGELRVTRSLEVGSSARVRGTIVAGAVIMSGEAEAVIVAETAVHLLSGCRIKGRIYAPQLQVEEGALFDGELCVSPNAMEAAEAHMNGRRQQQASRPSGQRESHSDESVRTVPSAVATLLERRRQQQQSQAEADSAQAA from the coding sequence ATGCCATCCGAAGCCCAGAACAACAACCGCACGGTCCTCGGCGCTGACTGCCATATCGCCGGTGATCTTTCGATCGACAACGACGCTATTTTGAACGGTCAGTTCGAGGGCGAGCTTCGGGTGACGCGGTCACTTGAGGTTGGTTCTTCGGCTCGTGTACGCGGGACGATCGTCGCGGGTGCGGTGATCATGTCCGGCGAGGCCGAGGCGGTGATCGTGGCTGAGACGGCGGTGCACCTGCTGTCGGGCTGCCGGATCAAGGGTCGTATTTATGCCCCGCAGCTTCAGGTCGAGGAGGGCGCGTTGTTCGATGGCGAACTGTGTGTCAGCCCGAACGCGATGGAAGCGGCGGAGGCTCACATGAATGGTCGTCGTCAGCAGCAGGCTTCGCGGCCGAGTGGCCAGCGAGAGAGCCACAGCGATGAGAGCGTGCGAACGGTGCCGAGTGCTGTGGCGACGCTGCTGGAGCGTCGTCGTCAGCAGCAGCAGAGTCAGGCCGAGGCGGACTCTGCTCAGGCGGCCTGA
- a CDS encoding uracil-DNA glycosylase has product MDSRDHRRLRQQLITDQLLGVDAVPIRAHETITPPVTPSTEKSKTNTEQHSAPARAQSNVSNTVSPRLIDESVPMQTLTHPQKLDILQSLSAQVSTCTACGLAAGRTQTVFGEGNPDADIMFIGEGPGQNEDEQGRPFVGRAGQLLDKQIVAMGLERSEVYIANVVKCRPPGNRNPQADEVEACSGYLKKQIETIQPKAIVTLGGPAAKLILATAEGITRIRGTWHTYPAFNPPVPVMPTFHPAYLLRSYTVENRKKVWSDLCAVLEKLGRTPPAPPKPAS; this is encoded by the coding sequence ATGGACTCCCGCGACCACCGACGACTCCGTCAGCAACTCATCACCGACCAGCTCCTCGGCGTCGATGCCGTCCCCATCCGTGCGCACGAAACAATCACCCCACCCGTAACCCCCTCGACCGAAAAATCCAAAACCAACACTGAGCAACATTCAGCCCCGGCGCGCGCACAAAGCAACGTATCTAACACCGTTTCACCACGTTTGATTGACGAGTCGGTCCCGATGCAAACGCTTACACATCCCCAAAAACTCGACATCCTGCAGTCTTTGAGCGCCCAGGTCAGCACCTGCACCGCCTGCGGGCTCGCCGCTGGCCGCACTCAGACCGTCTTCGGCGAAGGCAACCCCGACGCCGACATCATGTTCATTGGCGAAGGCCCCGGCCAGAACGAAGACGAACAAGGCCGCCCCTTCGTCGGCCGCGCTGGCCAACTCCTCGACAAACAGATCGTCGCCATGGGCCTCGAACGATCAGAAGTCTATATAGCCAACGTGGTTAAATGCCGACCACCCGGCAACCGAAACCCTCAGGCCGACGAGGTCGAAGCCTGCTCGGGCTACCTCAAAAAGCAGATCGAGACCATCCAGCCCAAAGCGATCGTCACCCTCGGCGGGCCCGCCGCCAAGCTCATCCTCGCCACCGCAGAAGGCATCACCCGCATCCGCGGCACCTGGCACACCTACCCCGCCTTCAACCCACCCGTCCCCGTCATGCCCACCTTCCACCCCGCCTATCTCCTGCGTTCATATACAGTTGAGAACCGAAAGAAAGTCTGGTCCGACCTCTGCGCCGTCCTCGAAAAACTCGGCCGCACACCCCCCGCACCCCCAAAACCCGCCTCCTGA